Proteins co-encoded in one Erinaceus europaeus chromosome 2, mEriEur2.1, whole genome shotgun sequence genomic window:
- the IRX3 gene encoding iroquois-class homeodomain protein IRX-3, which produces MSFPQLGYQYIRPLYPAERPGAAGGGGGGSAGSRGGPGAGASELTASGSLSNVLSSVYGAPYAAAAAAAAAAQGYGAFLPYAAELPIFPQLGTQYELKDSPGVQHPATAAAFPHPHPAFYPYGQYQFGDPSRPKNATRESTSTLKAWLNEHRKNPYPTKGEKIMLAIITKMTLTQVSTWFANARRRLKKENKMTWAPRSRTDEEGNAYGSEREEEDEEEDEDDSKRELELEEEELGGEEEDTGGEGLADDDEDEEIDLENLDGAASGPELTLAGAAHRDSELGLGPISDSKNSDSDDSSEGLEERPLPVLSLAPAPPPARAPLSPPSPTAGLDPSAPSPAASSSTLQKPKIWSLAETATSPDNPRRSPPGSGGSPPGAAVAPPALQLSPAAAAAAAAAAAHRLVSAPLGKFPAWTNRPFPGPPPGPRPHPLSLLGSAPPHLLGLPGAAGHPAATAATFARPAEPEGGTDRCSALEVEKKLLKTAFQPVPRRPQNHLDAALVLSALSSS; this is translated from the exons ATGTCCTTCCCCCAGCTCGGATACCAGTACATCCGCCCGCTTTACCCAGCCGAGCGCCCGGGGGCCgccggtggcggcggcggcggcagcgctgGGTCCCGGGGCGGCCCGGGAGCCGGAGCCTCGGAGCTGACCGCCTCGGGGTCCCTGTCCAATGTGCTCTCGTCCGTCTACGGGGCGCCCTACGCCGcggccgctgccgccgccgcggCCGCCCAAGGCTACGGCGCCTTCCTGCCCTACGCCGCGGAGCTGCCTATCTTCCCGCAGCTG GGCACGCAGTATGAGCTGAAGGACAGCCCCGGGGTGCAGCATCCAGCCACGGCCGCCGCGTTTCCGCACCCACATCCCGCCTTCTACCCGTACGGACAGTACCAGTTCGGGGACCCGTCCCGTCCCAAGAACGCCACCCGGGAGAGCACCAGTACGCTCAAGGCCTGGCTCAACGAGCACCGCAAGAACCCCTACCCCACCAAGGGCGAGAAGATCATGCTAGCCATCATCACCAAGATGACTCTCACCCAGGTGTCCACCTGGTTCGCCAACGCGCGCCGGCGCCTCAAGAAGGAGAACAAGATGACGTGGGCGCCCCGCAGCCGCACCGACGAGGAGGGCAATGCTTACGGGAGCGAGcgcgaggaggaggacgaggaggaggacgaaGACGACAGCAAACGCGAGctggagctggaggaggaggagctgggtggggaggaggaggacacgGGGGGCGAGGGCCTGGCCGACGACGACGAGGACGAGGAGATCGATCTGGAGAACTTAGACGGCGCGGCCTCAGGGCCTGAGCTGACCCTGGCTGGGGCTGCGCACAGAGACAGCGAACTGGGCCTGGGACCCATTTCGGACTCCAAGAATAGCGACTCGGACGACAGCTCCGAGGGCCTGGAGGAGCGGCCACTGCCTGTCCTGAGTCTGGCCCCAGCGCCACCGCCCGCCAGGGCCCCGCTGTCTCCGCCCTCGCCCACTGCGGGCCTGGACCCCAGcgccccctccccagctgcctcctcctccaccctGCAGAAGCCCAAGATCTGGTCGCTGGCCGAGACCGCCACGAGCCCCGATAACCCGCGCCGCTCGCCCCCGGGCTCGGGGGGCTCTCCCCCAGGGGCAGCCGTCGCGCCCCCAGCGCTACAGCTCTCTCCAGCCGCCGCCgctgcagccgccgccgccgcagcgCACAGACTGGTCTCGGCGCCTCTCGGCAAGTTCCCGGCTTGGACCAACCGGCCGTTCCCAGGCCCGCCACCTGGCCCACGGCCGCACCCGCTCTCCCTGCTCGGCTCGGCCCCTCCACACCTGCTGGGACTTCCTGGAGCTGCGGGCCACCCGGCCGCCACGGCTGCCACCTTCGCTAGGCCTGCAGAGCCCGAGGGCGGAACAG ATCGCTGTAGTGCCTTGGAAGTGGAGAAAAAGTTACTCAAAACAGCTTTCCAACCCGTGCCAAGGAG GCCCCAGAACCACCTGGATGCCGCATTGGTCTTATCGGCTCTCTCTTCGTCCTag